The DNA region TGCTTCGAAACCACACTGGActtcattcaaatcaaactaagtaTGCAAAGGATcttttgtcaaaaataaatatgcttGAGTCTAAACCTTGTATCACTTATTTTACAATTGAAACCAAATTGTATCCAAAAGatagtgaaaattttgaacattcATCATTGTATAGGAGTCCGATAAGAGCCCTACAGTATTTAACTTTTACTAGACCTGATATTACATATTCTATTAACAAACTCAATCAGTTCCTGCAAGCTCCCACTAAATTACAATGGAAAGCTTGTAAACGGGCACTGAGGTACATCAAAGAAACACTTGATTATGGTCTCTTATTTCATAATGCATCTAATCTTCAGTTAGAGTGTTATTCTGACTCTAACTAGGCTAGTAATTTGCATGACAGAAGGTCTACCATTGGTTATTGTGTTTTTCTTGGTAAAAACTTAGTTCAGTAGAGTTCAAAAATATAGAAGGTGGTTGTCTTATCCTCCACAGAAGCTGAGTATCGTGCACTCACACATACAACCACTGAAATTGCTTGGTTAAAGTCTTTGTTTAGTGAATTGCATTTAGAGTTTCTCAAACCTCCTGTCATCTGATGTGACAACCAAAGTGCAAATGCACTCGCTACAAATCCAGTTTTTCATGCACGCACGAAACACATTGAAATTGATGTTAACTATATAAGAGACCAAGTTACTGCCAAAAATGTTGTGGTTCAGTATATTCCTACTAAACACCAAAAAGGTAGACATTTTTACCAAAGCTTTATCAACTGTTAAATTTGAGAATATTCGTACTTCCTTAAATGTGTGCAGTATGAGTTTCATGGTAAACTCTAGGAATAGTGGCTGATTTTTTTGTGCAACCTTTTGTTGTCTGAATTATGCATAGATTGTTGTGTGTGCTTTTGGTGTGTTTTTTTTGTAGTACTACTGGTTCACAGATATTTTGGAAATGTATGGGCATAAACACAAGCAATTGTTTGAGTAATTATATTGTGAACATGAAGCTGTGAGGTCTACATTAGTGTTTGAATTGTGCACAACACAATTGGTTGAGTAATCATATTGTGAACATGAAGTTATGAGGTTTGCATTGTTCTGATATTAGTATCTGAATTGTGCACAACTTGTTGTTtgctgataaatttttttttggaagtTGTCTGTATGGTGTGATACTGTGATTATATAAAAAGTCTATTGCATATTGATCTGGTGGTGTGAGAAAGTTGTTTGGCGAAATCTGAGGCTCTACTAATATGAAGGTATGCAAAGGTAGTTCCCTAAACCTCTCAAATATAACTTGAATAACTCTTAGCATCAATGTTATTGTGGTATCATGGCATATTGATCTAGTGGTGTGAGAAAGTTGTTTGGCGAAATTTTAGGCTCTACTAATCAAAAGGTATGCAAAGGTAGTTTCCTAGAACTCTCAAATATAACTTGAATAATTCTTGATATTATTGccattgtgaaattttttttttttgagagagaaaagaaaatgagaaaaaaaaaaaaagagaaaagaaaatgagaggaaagaatgaaaaaagaagtgagaaaaagagagagagagagagagagagagagaggaaaggaaatgagaagaaagaatcaaaaaagtgagaaaaaaaaaggagagaaaagaaaatgagaggaaagaatgaaaaaaaaagtgagaaaagaaaataagaaaaaaaaaatgggaaaaggaaatgagaagaaagaatgaaaaaaagtgagaaaaaaaaaagaaagaaaaggaaatgaaaaaaaaaaagagtctgAGTCTGTCTCCATCATATGAATTCTGTATTGGTCTGGAAATTACACTTCAAGGCACACTGTTGTAGCATTTCTTCCCATGAACTTGTACTGTTCTAGAAGTTACCATAGTTTGCTTGTGATTCAAGACACACTGCGTATAGCTACAAAGTAAAACAACACTCGCTCTCCTCTAGCTTTGTTCCAGTTTTCGAACTGAGATGCACTCTGGGATGGAGCAAAAGTGTTGGTGAAAGATAGACCTACAGAGAGAGTCAAGCTTAAAGGGGGATGTTAGTATATAAGGGTGTAACTGCAAGGTGATCAAACCTGAGGTACTAAGATGTTAGCCTATAAATGAAGTGGGTTTAACTACCATTTGACAATAACTAAggtgttattttgatattttaaccACACGCATATAAAAGCAGTGAcccatataattttttctaacgcattaataaaatttgctctctctctcttttgaaaGATTCCAAAGAGTTCCTCACTTTCTCTTGttcatattatttcttatttactCTACAAAACTAGGGTTAAATCTAGATACATAAATCCTTAACTGTTTCTCACATATTGTCTTTgcgtggaaataagtctttttggcTACCTTTTTCAAAAGTCGGCATCTGGGAAGTCTCGCTCCACTCCTTGACTCCTTACTGGAATTCTCCTTTACATAAAGAGCATCATTGCATATTTTCTTCCATCTTTATTTCATtgctttatcttcttcttccttgtcttctttctctttgcaaTATCGTTCCTGTAATAGCTCACCGTTTTACAAGCTATTATGGTTACTCCAGGGGCCGGTGATTACAATTATAACAAACCAGCGTTAGTCCCTATCTTTCTCTCTTTGTGCGTATATACTTATAAAACATGCAACTTTGAagcatttttttgtttagtcGTTTATTCTATTTGAGTTAGTTCGTGCCTtcttgtttttcaaattaaaggaaaCGGCTTTGCCATCACTCACAGTCACAGGTGATGACGAAACATTAGCCAAGAGGAAGGCTATTGACGATTGGCTTCCTATTACTTCTTCAAGAAATGCAAAATGGTGGAATTCAGCATTCCACAATGTTACTGCCATTGTTGGAGCTGGTGTGCTCAGTCTTCCTTATGCCATGTCAAAGCTTGGATGGTATGCTAGGTTCTTATCTATTAACCAGTCATTTTTTATTGCGATTATAAATTTCAAGGAGCAAGGATTTGtagagtttcttttttttttttaactctaagTACTTTGTTTTTTCAGGTTTTAAGTACTTTCTTTTACAGTAAGTATTTTGGCTTTTCAGGGGTCCTGGTATTGCAATATTAGTTTTGTCATGGATCATAACTCTATATACCCTTTGGCAAATGATTGAGATGCACGAGATGGTTCCTGGAAGAAGATTTGACAGGTACCAGGAACTGGGGCAGTATGCCCTTGGTGAGAAGCTTGGTCTGTACGTTGTGGTGCCACAAGTTGTTGTTGAAGTCGATGTTTGTGTCGTTTCCATGGTTACTAGAGGCAAATCCCTGAGGGGGCGTTTGATTGgggttttttaagattactttagtaatctattttttattcctttgtttggtttatcgacaataaaatattacagtaatcttctattaccaatactgacgtgataggtaatataggtagtaatctgattaccactttcaccttaggtatttaaagattactgtagtaatcttgattttattataattatattattatatattaatttgttaagataaaaatagttatattcaagggcatttaaataaaataatttactagtaattttttattacatttaaccaaacacaataattatttataccgatcaaattttatcaaacatagtaatcatttatacccagtaatcttctaagtaatctatcttcaaggtaatttttttattttgataataaaatattacccaaatcaaacgtcCTCTTACAAAGTTTCATGATACCGTGTGCAGCAGTTGCAAAGACATAAAACTCACTTATTTCATCATGATATTTGCGTCTGTTCACTTTGTTCTCTCCCAGCTGCCCAACTTCAACTTCATTTCTGGTGTCTCATTGGCCGCTACCGTCATGTCTTTGAGGTACTCTCTCTGTTTTACATGCCATCAATCGAAGAAAATCGAATTTGACATGCTAACATTTAGGAAACACGGAAAAGCACCATGGGGTTGCGTTTCCGCGTTTCTAAATCGTTTCGGTTTTTAAAACGGCCTGAAATATGTATGAAACATTTGGGCATTCTAATTAGGCCAAATGCCTTTTTGCCACCAAAGTATTCGGTTTTCTCAGGTTTTtccttattaattttgaaaatctcatttacctacctatgggttgttaaaattaacagaactctaacccctaaaaactttatctcattttcccccctaaaattttaaaaattaacaatttttctccaacccaagtttaaaaaacagtatttttccccttagggttttcaattttttagagttagttTTTTGATgtcatttcttcctctccaaTGACCTCCAAGCGAAGCCTCTTCCTCTTTG from Mangifera indica cultivar Alphonso chromosome 8, CATAS_Mindica_2.1, whole genome shotgun sequence includes:
- the LOC123223947 gene encoding uncharacterized protein LOC123223947, which codes for MDSRATDHVTADPSQLAIASTYQDTDQLQVGNDENFLISCTGQEPLEMASICCLRPSHLVPKLKDNDSHDDNIATVENKKFLNNNVDNVNCKSVHDTNASNGNSLKNQTNKVRAFLFFKLKETALPSLTVTGDDETLAKRKAIDDWLPITSSRNAKWWNSAFHNVTAIVGAGVLSLPYAMSKLGWGPGIAILVLSWIITLYTLWQMIEMHEMVPGRRFDRYQELGQYALGEKLGLYVVVPQVVVEVDVCVVSMVTRGKSLRGRLIGVF